AAAAATCACAGCTTGGGCTTGAGACACGAGGGACGCAGGTTGAGTGAGATCCCGAGGGGGCTGAAGAAAAATCACACCCCCCCCAATcacagggacccccccccaccagacTCGCCGCTGAGAACAGGAGCAGCGGGACCCACCCCCCAGCAACCTCCCCACGGCTGGGACAGAGGGCAGGGCCCCAGAGAGCGGGCGGGGGGgcgctgagagccaggactcctgggttctctccccggctctgggagggaaggggggggttggggggcgctgagagccaggactcctgggttctctccccggctctgggagggaagtggggggttggggggggctgggagccaggactcctgggttctctccctggctctgggagggaagtggggggttgggggggggggttggggggggggctgggagccaggactcctgggttctctccccggctctgggagggaagtggggcgtTGGggtgggctgagagccaggactcctgggttctctccccggctctgggagggaaggtggggggtgggggggggtagaggctgagagccaggactcctgggttctctccccggctctgggagggaagaggggggcgggggggggggggctgggagccaggactcctgggttctctcccaggctctgcGAGGGaagtggggcagtggggggggctgggagcccggactcctgggttctctccccggctctgggagggaagcgggggggctggtagccaggacgcctgggttctctccccggctctgggagggaagtgaggggttgaggggggctgggagccaggacgcctgggttctctccccggctctgggagggaaggggggggtgggggggggctgggagccaggacgcctgggttctctccccggctctgggagggaagtggggtttaGGGGCAACGACAGACTCCAGGGCTGTcccacagccctgctggtgcccctcaatcccggccccatggcggggggggggggggattccaaCACCAGCACTCGCACCCAGAGTTTAAAAGTGTCATTTTAATCCCGTTTAAGCCGGGGGGCTGGCCCATGCCCCCCCCATTTAAAgggccaggcccctcccccagaacTACAATACCCAGATTTTAAGCAACAGCCCTaagaaatcccccccccccgaaataaTGCTCAGCCCCCGGCCCGCAAGCACTGACATGCAGGGCCGATGAAAGCAAAGGGGCGAGAGCAGATCGCAGGGGATCAGCACTGGGGGGTCCCAGTTTAGGGGGACCCCCCCCTcaggctgccctgacccctcccccactacaCTGATTACAGTCTCCCCATTAACAAAGCAAATTAACTCTgtttagctggggggggggggatcaggccTCTGGAGATTGGGGGTCTCTGGACCGGTGACCCCTGCAGAGTGAATTGGGGGGTGGCGGGAGGTTTGCATTTTGGGAGGGTTCCATGAACAACCCCCCCCCATTACAAAACGGGGGGTTGGCTCCCGCATGCCAATATCCCCCAAACCAAGCTCCCAGCCCCCTAAGTCAGAGCCCCCAAAAGAGACCacctggggggggagctgggctggtcAAACAGCACCCCAagatccaccccacccccaaaataacaccagcccccccatccagagtatctccccaccccccacagtggCTGTATCTGCATCAACTACCTATAGAAACCACCCCAGAATAAGCCCCCCCTCAGAAAACGCAGCTGAGCCCCCAAtaatttcctcctcccccaaagcccccccataacccccccccGCTGATTACAGAAGTGGCTGAATCTCGTCTGTGACGGCCGGTGCGGTTCTGCCTGGGGGGGAGAAAAGAGATTTCAATGGGGGGGGTGAGAAATTGGGGtcgggtggggggggctgcagtcCCCAAAGGCTCATGGGAGGAGCGAATCCCCTACCTGTGCCGGGGGCCGGGCCCAGCTCACAGCACCAGGGGCTGCTGGTCCCCCGCCACCGACGGGACCGACTCCAGGCTGCCCTTGTAGATGGGGGTGCGCTGGCCGGGCTCCTCCCTGCACCGGGGACAGAGCCGGGGTGAGAgagaccccagccagcccccccaggcggggggagaccccccagccagccccccccaggcagggggaaagagcccccaaccagccccctccaggcagggggggagagaccccccccagccccctccaggcaGCAGGAAAGACCCCCCAACCAGCCCCctccaggcagggggcagagagccGGGGTGAGTGATTCCCCCTGCctggagggggctggctgggggtaagacccccccaaccagcccccgggatcccatcccccaTTCCACCTTCCCTGTGGGCAGACCCCCAttagccccccccagcccccgaatCTTCCTGGGACCGAGCTGGGGGAGGGAAAATGAAGAGAGACGACCCCCCCACTGTGACCCCGCGCCCTGTCCCCCcgcctggcgccccctggaggacagaccctgcgcccgcccccccccccggaggacagaccctgcccccggccctcccgcctggcgccccccagagggcagACCCCCCCGCCCGGTCTCCCCGCCTGGCGCCCCCCGGAGGACAGACCCCGGCCCCATGGGCGGATCAGACCCCGcgcccggccccccccgcccagcccccccccggagggcagaccccgcccccggccccatggGCGGATCAGACCCCGCGCCCGGCCCCCCGCACTCACCCGGCCGGGATCTTGGCGGCCTGGCGGCGCCGCAGAACGAGGAcgctgagccccagcaccagcagcaggagcagcagggccgGCAGCCCCACGGCCAGCAGCAGCACGGgggtgctcagccccaggcccggctctgggggcagagagaggggtcaGTGCGGGGCGGGCGGGTCACAGCCCGTGGGGGGGACGTGGCGGGGGAGCCCCCGACTCACCCAGCTGGTAGCTGCTCTGCGGCCCCTGCACGTCCAGCCGCACGGCCCGGCTGCGCGCcaggtggggcaggctggggtgctGGGCCCGGCACTCGTAGGTCCCGGCCTGCTCCCGGCTCACGTGGGGCAGGGTCAGCACGCTGGACGCCACCACCCAGTCGGCCCCCTGCAACGAGGGCACCGCTTAGGGGGCGGGGACCCACACGGCacccctgctgaccccctgccccacggcaccccctgctgaccctccactctgctccctgccccacagcgctcCCTACTgagccccgttccctgccccatggcacccctgctgaccccctgccccacggcaccccctgctgaccctccactctgctccctgccccacagtgctccctactgagcccccattccctgctccacagcacccctgctgaccccctgccctacggcaccccctgctgaccctccactctgctccctaccccacggcaccccctactgagcccccgttccctgccccatggcacccctgctgaccccctgccccacggcgccccctactgagaccccattccctgccccatggcacctctgctgaccccctgccccacggcaccccctgctgaccctccactctgctccctgccccacagtgctccctactgagcccccattccctgctccacagcacccctgctgaccccctgccctacggcaccccctgctgaccctccactctgctccctaccccacggcaccccctactgagcccccgttccctgccccatggcacccctgctgaccccctgccccacggcgccccctactgagaccccattccctgccccatggcacctctgctgaccccctgccccacggcgccccctactgagcccccgttccctgccccatggcaccccCTATTgagccccccttccctgccccacggcaccccctactgagcccccgttccctgccccatggcaccccTGCTGACCCTCTGCCCCATGGCGCCCCCTACTgagaccccattccctgccccacggcaccccctgctgaccctccactccgctccctgccccatggcgccCCCCCCGCTGACCCTCTgacccattccctgccccacggcgccccctgctgggtctACTGTGTGACACCCCACATCCATCCCTGATATTTTGGGGTATGATCCCCCCCCCATTGCCCAGgggtcctgcccagcccctcacctGGCGGCTCCACTCGTactcggggggcagggaggcgtCGGCCGAGCACTGCAGCTCCACGTCCTCGCCCTCCATCACGGCCACCGAGTCGCCCACGGTCCCGCACCAGGTGTGGGCCCGGGTCACGAAGACGCTGCGCAGATCTGGGGGGACACGTTGCGTCAGGCCCCACGGGCGCCGCACCCCgaaatccttcctcctcccccgcctgcccagctgccggagagtaaccgcccccccgcccccgggttaCAATCGGGGTGTCCCTCTGTACCCCACTTCTAGCTGTGGGGAGTAGACACCCCCCCACCaaactgccccctccctgcctgccccacagacGCACCCCCAaactctgggctccctgcagcaccccccgtCCATCTCCTCCCACCCAGCCTGGGGGGGCAAGGGGCAAATTGGGGGGCTTGTGCTCAAATATAACCAGGGGTaaccccccccacggccccccaaGAGACAGACGTGGGTGGGCCCCCCTGAGTGTGCCGAGGGGCCCGGGGCGGGCGCCACCCACACTCCACGCGCAGGCTGAGCTCGGCGGAGGCGTTGCCGGTGCCGGTGCTGTTGGCGGCCACGCAGCGATAGGCCCCGGCGTGCCAGGACTGCAGGGACgcgatggccagcaggaggcgcccgTCCGCCCGCGTCACGTTCACGTCGAAGAACCAGCAGCGCAGCCGGTCGGGATTGTCCAGCGAGACCCAGGAGTGGAGCCACTGCGGAGAGACGCCCCTGTGTCACCGTTAAACCCCGATTGGCTGCCCCCCATGGACCCCGGCCTGCCCCACGGAGCCCCCATGGACCCCCggcctgccccacagtgcccccatggaccccggcctgccccacggtgcccccatGGACCCcggcctgccccacggcgccccctatggacctcctgcccggccccctgtGGCACGAACCCCTgacctgccccacggcgcccccatGGACCCCGGCCTGCCCCACGGAGCCCCCTATggaccccctgtcctgccccctgtGGCACAGACCCCTGacctgccccacggcacccccatggaccccggcctgccccacggtgcccccatGGACCCTCTGCCTTGCCCCATGTGGCACGGACCCCTGGCCTGCTCCACGGTGCCCCCTAtggaccccctgccctgccccaccccctgcggcacagaccccctgcctgccccatggcaccccgtatgcaccccctgcccctgcggcacagaccccctgcctgccccatggcaccccgtatgcaccccctgcccctgaggcACAGACCCACtgtctgccccacagcaccccctgctgacccccttccctcccctctgtgGCACAGAGTCCCTGCCTGCCCCATGGCACCCCTGCTGACTCCCCACCAcgccccctgcagcttggcaCCCCTCAGTGTCGGGTGAGGGGCAGGTTCGTCCCCGGTggggcttgggggggtggggggcgtccTGACCCGACTGTATTTCTGGAAGGTGAATTGGCTCATGTCAGCTCCGGCCTCGTCCGTCAGACACTCCAGGGTCACGGAGCTGCCCTCCAGGATCGGGCCCTCTTGGTCAATCAGGCGGACGGTGGGTATCTCTGGAACAGCCGATGGGGCACAGTGTGAGCGTCCCcaagaggggccaggccccattcccgcccccctgagccagccagtcctgccctggggccgggggggagcctccccccctagaggggacaggcccctgccccattccccgcccccccgagccagccagtcctgccctggggccaggggggagCCTCCCCCCCTAGAGGGGATgggccccattcccacccccctttaaccagccaggccctgccctggggccgggtgggagctggTGCGGGCCCCCAATCCCAGAGGCCCCCCTGGCCCGACTGGGCCCCTTCGGCAGAACAGGGTCacagggcgggtgggggggggaggagccccccccccccgaggaagGGAGGCCGCAGACGGGGCCAGGCTCTGACCCACTCACCCccgtgggcccagcgca
This genomic window from Mauremys mutica isolate MM-2020 ecotype Southern chromosome 17, ASM2049712v1, whole genome shotgun sequence contains:
- the LOC123351741 gene encoding cell surface glycoprotein MUC18-like, yielding MALPGPLLLLAALALRWAHGEIPTVRLIDQEGPILEGSSVTLECLTDEAGADMSQFTFQKYSRWLHSWVSLDNPDRLRCWFFDVNVTRADGRLLLAIASLQSWHAGAYRCVAANSTGTGNASAELSLRVEYLRSVFVTRAHTWCGTVGDSVAVMEGEDVELQCSADASLPPEYEWSRQGADWVVASSVLTLPHVSREQAGTYECRAQHPSLPHLARSRAVRLDVQGPQSSYQLEPGLGLSTPVLLLAVGLPALLLLLLVLGLSVLVLRRRQAAKIPAGEEPGQRTPIYKGSLESVPSVAGDQQPLVL